DNA from Dokdonella koreensis DS-123:
AGTATGCGGGCTTGAGTATGAATTATAAAGTACGTATCATCGATGCATACTTCGAGGAGCGGGACGATGGAGGCGACAGTCGCCGAGCGCGGCCAGATCACCCTGCCCAAGGCAGTGCGCGATGCGCTCGGCCTGACCAAGGGCACCACGCTCAAGGTCGAGCTCGACGGCAGCCGCATCATCCTGCGCAAGAGCGTGGACGATGCGATCTCGCGCGCGCGCGGCCGCTTCAAGCTCGACGGCTTCGCCTCCACCGACGAGGCGATGCGCACGATCCGCGGCCGCGCACCCGGCGATCCTGTCGATCCTGTCGATCCTTGATGACGGTTCGATGATCGCCATCGATTCCTCGGTGCTGGTCGACCTGCTCGCCGACGGCCCCCAGGCCGACGCCGCCGAGGCCTGCCTGCGCCAGTGCCTGAGTGCCGGCCCAGTAGTGGTCTGCGACATCGTGCTGGCCGAGGTCTGCGGCGCGCTGCGCGACGGCGCCGAGGCACTGGCGGTGCTGGAGGACATGAGCATCCGCTATCACCCGCTGGAGGCCAAGTCGGCCCTGCGCGCGGGCGAGATGCAGCGGCGCTACCGCCAGCGCGGCGGCGTTCGCAACCGGGCCGTTCCCGATTTCCTGATCGGCGCCCACGCGCTGCTCCAGTGCAACGGCCTGATCACGCGCGACCAGGCCTTCTACCGCGACTACTTCAAGGGGCTCAAGCTGATCGTGCCGTCGGCCTGAGCCCGCGTCTTTTCCCCTTTTTCCCATCGCCCCATCCGGAGTCACCATGCTGGACGCCTATCGCCAACACGTTGCCGAGCGCGCTGCCCTCGGCATCCCGCCGCTGCCGCTTTCCGCCCGCCAGACCGCCGATGTGATCGAGTTGCTCAAGGCGCCTCCAGCCGGCGAAGAAGCCTTCCTGGTCGACCTCATCACCTACCGCGTGCCGGCCGGCGTCGACGACGCGGCCAAGGTCAAGGCGTCCTATCTGGCGGCCCTGGCGTTCGGCAGCGAGCGCTGCGCGCTGATCCCGCGCGAGCGGGCGACCGAACTGCTCGGCACGATGCTCGGCGGCTACAACATCCATCCGCTGGTCGAGCTGCTCGACGACGCGCAGGTCGGCGGCATCGCCAGTGACGCGCTGAAGAAGACGTTGCTGATGTTCGACGCCTTCCACGACGTCAAGGAAAAGGCCGATGCCGGCAATGCCAACGCGCGCTCGGTCCTGGAGAGCTGGGCCGCGGCCGAGTGGTTCACGAGCCGGCCGGCGGTTCCCGAAACCCTCACCGTCACCGTCTTCAAGGTGAGCGGCGAGACCAACACCGACGACCTGTCGCCGGCGCCGGACGCGACCACGCGCCCGGACATCCCGCTGCACGCGCTGGCGATGCTCAAGAACCGGCGCGAGGGCATCGAGCCGGAGGAAGACGGCAAGCGCGGCCCGGTGAAGTTCATCGAATCGCTGAAGGAGAAGGGACACCTGGTCGCCTATGTCGGCGACGTGGTCGGCACCGGCTCCAGCCGCAAGTCGGCCACCAACTCGGTGCTCTGGTTCACCGGCGAGGACATCCCGTTCATTCCGAACAAGCGCTTCGGGGGTGTGTGCCTCGGCAGCAAGATCGCGCCGATCTTCTACAACACGATGGAGGACGCCGGTGCCTTGCCGATCGAGCTGGACGTCTCGCAGATGCACATGGGCGACGTCGTCGAGCTGCGCCCGTACGAAGGCAAGGCACTGAAGAACGGCGAGGTGATCGCCACCTTCCAGGTCAAGTCGGACGTGCTGTTCGACGAGGTGCGCGCCGGCGGCCGCATCCCGCTGATCATCGGCCGCGGCCTCACGACCAAGGCGCGCGAGGCGCTGGGCCTGCCGCCCTCGGCGCTGTTCCGCCTGCCGCAGAACCCCGCCGACAGCGGCCGCGGCTACACGCTGGCGCAGAAGATGGTGGGACGCGCCTGCGGCCTGCCGGAAGGCGAGGGCGTGCGCCCGGGCACCTACTGCGAGCCGAAGATGACCAGTGTCGGTTCGCAGGACACGACCGGCCCGATGACCCGCGACGAGCTCAAGGACCTGGCTTGCCTGGGCTTCTCGGCGGACCTGGTGATGCAGTCGTTCTGCCATACCGCGGCCTACCCGAAGCCGGTGGACGTCAAGACCCATCACGAGCTGCCGGCCTTCATCAGCAACCGCGGCGGCATCTCGCTGCGGCCCGGCGACGGCGTGATCCATTCCTGGCTCAACCGGATGCTGCTGCCCGACACCGTCGGCACCGGCGGCGATTCCCATACCCGTTTCCCGATCGGCATCTCGTTCCCGGCCGGTTCCGGCCTGGTCGCCTTCGCTGCGGCCACCGGCGTCATGCCGCTGGACATGCCCGAATCGGTGCTGGTCCGCTTCAAGGGCACGCTGCAGCCGGGCGTGACGCTGCGCGACCTGGTCAACGCGATTCCGCTGTACGCGATCAAGCAGGGCCTGCTGACCGTCGCCAAGCAGGGCAAGAAGAACATCTTCTCCGGCCGCATCCTGGAGATCGAGGGCCTGCCGGACCTCAAGGTCGAGCAGGCATTCGAGCTGTCCGACGCCTCGGCCGAGCGCTCGGCGGCCGGCTGCACGGTGCACCTGGGCAAGGCGCCGATCATCGAGTACATCACCAGCAACATCACGCTGCTGAAGTGGATGATCGCCAACGGCTACCAGGATCCGCGCTCGATCGCGCGCCGCATCAAGGCGATGGAGGCATGGCTGGCCGATCCGCGGCTGCTCGAGCCGGATGCCGACGCCGAGTACGCGGCGGTCATCGAGATCGACCTGGCCGACATCCACGAGCCGATCGTCGCCTGCCCGAACGATCCGGACGACGTCAAGACCTTGTCCGAGGTCTCCGGTGCCGCCATCGACGAGGTCTTCATCGGCTCGTGCATGACCAACATCGGGCATTTTCGCGCGGCCTCCAAGCTGCTCGAGGGAAAGCGCGACATTCCGGCCAAGCTGTGGGTCGCACCGCCGACGAAGATGGATGCCGCCGAGCTCACCAAGGAGGGCCACTACGGCACCTTCGGGACCGCCGGCGCGCGCATGGAGATGCCGGGCTGCTCGCTGTGCATGGGCAACCAGGCGCAGGTGCGGGAAGGCGCGACCGTGTTCTCGACCAGCACGCGCAACTTCCCGAACCGGCTCGGCCGCAACACCAATGTCTATCTCGGCTCGGCGGAACTGGCGGCGATCTGCTCGCGCCTGGGACGCATCCCGACGCGCGAGGAGTACATGGCCGATATCGGTGTCATCAACGCCAATGGCGACACGATCTATCGCTACATGAACTTCGACCAGATCGAGGACTTCAAGGACGTGGCCGACACGGTTGCGGCGTGAAGGATGCGTCTTCGGAGATGTGGCGCCGGCCGGAGCGGGCCCGATGACCGGCGCCAACCCGGCTGATCGGCGCCTGGCCATCGAGCAGCTCGGCAAGGGCACGGCGCTGCACCGCGCCGGCCAGCTGGGCCTGGCGCAGAGCCACTACCAGCGCGCGGTCAAGCTGGACCCCGGCAACGCCGATGCCTGGCACCTGCTGGGCATCGTCACGCTGCAGGCCGGCAACCTGCCGCTGGCGGTCAAGCACCTTCGCCAGTGCGTGACGCTGCGGCCGGCCTTCGCCGAGGCGCACAACAACCTGGGCGTCGCACTGCGACGCCTGGGGCGCCATGCCGAGTCGGCACAGGCCTTCGGCGGCGCCCTGGCGGCCCGGGACCGGTACGCCGAGGCGGCCTACAACCTCGGTCTGGCGCTCGAGGCGACCGGCGAGGTGTCCACTGCGGAACAGGCGTTGCGCCAGTGCCTGCAGTGGCAGCCCGGCAATGCCGATGCGGCGACCAATCTCGGCAATCTGCTGCGGGGCCAGGGACGCCTGGACGAGGCCCAGCCGCTGCTCGCGCGGGCCTGCGAGCTGGCGCCGGACCGGGCCCAGAGCCAGGCCAACCTCGCCTTGCTGATGGGAGACCTCGGGCGCCACGGCGAGGCGGTGACACTGGCGCGCAAGGCCGTGGTGCTGGAGCCGGAACAAGGGCACTGGTGGCGCATCCAGGGCATCGCCGAGCGGCTCCACCAGGATCGCGAGGCGGCCATCGCTTCGCTGCGCCGGGCCTGCGAGCTGGACCCCACCGACGAAACCGCGCGATTCGAGCTCGCGTTGACGCTGCAGGAGTCCGGCGCCATCGACGAGGCGCGCGTGCTGCTCGCCCGCGTCAAGCCCCCGCCGGGCACCGCCGAGCGCCTGCGCTGGATGCGTGCGCTGGCGCTGCCGGCGATCTATCGCGACGAGGCCGAGGTCGACGCGGCCCGCCTCGCCTTCGCACAGGGCCTGGCCGGGCTGCGCGAGCGGCTGCGGCTGGACGGCCCCTCCCGCATCCGCGAGGCCTACCAGGCAGCGGCCGGCTTCGCGCCGTTCCACCTGCACTACCAGCCCCGCGACAATACCGGCCTGCAGCGCGCCTTCGGCGACCTCGTCGCCGACGTGATGCGGGCGGCCGCGCCCTCGTTGGCGGAACCCTGCGACTGGGCCGCCGGCCCGCAGGGCGGCCGGGTACGCGTCGGCGTGGTCGGCAGCCATTTCATGCGGCACACCGTCTCGCGCTACTTCAACGACCTGCTGGCGGATCTCGACCCGGAGCGATTCGAGGTCACGATCTGGCACGCCGGCAT
Protein-coding regions in this window:
- a CDS encoding type II toxin-antitoxin system VapC family toxin, which translates into the protein MIAIDSSVLVDLLADGPQADAAEACLRQCLSAGPVVVCDIVLAEVCGALRDGAEALAVLEDMSIRYHPLEAKSALRAGEMQRRYRQRGGVRNRAVPDFLIGAHALLQCNGLITRDQAFYRDYFKGLKLIVPSA
- a CDS encoding AbrB/MazE/SpoVT family DNA-binding domain-containing protein produces the protein MEATVAERGQITLPKAVRDALGLTKGTTLKVELDGSRIILRKSVDDAISRARGRFKLDGFASTDEAMRTIRGRAPGDPVDPVDP
- a CDS encoding tetratricopeptide repeat protein, which codes for MTGANPADRRLAIEQLGKGTALHRAGQLGLAQSHYQRAVKLDPGNADAWHLLGIVTLQAGNLPLAVKHLRQCVTLRPAFAEAHNNLGVALRRLGRHAESAQAFGGALAARDRYAEAAYNLGLALEATGEVSTAEQALRQCLQWQPGNADAATNLGNLLRGQGRLDEAQPLLARACELAPDRAQSQANLALLMGDLGRHGEAVTLARKAVVLEPEQGHWWRIQGIAERLHQDREAAIASLRRACELDPTDETARFELALTLQESGAIDEARVLLARVKPPPGTAERLRWMRALALPAIYRDEAEVDAARLAFAQGLAGLRERLRLDGPSRIREAYQAAAGFAPFHLHYQPRDNTGLQRAFGDLVADVMRAAAPSLAEPCDWAAGPQGGRVRVGVVGSHFMRHTVSRYFNDLLADLDPERFEVTIWHAGIRDAETDALAGRVHAFTYVHGDPLDTAAAIRAARLDVLVYPELGLDPRSQVLAALRLAPVQCVLGGHPVTSGLPTIDYFLSGAAIEPPDADAHYRERLVRLPGLGARPRPPSAPGNADWLPGGACEGPLLLCLQYHIKLVPGFDAVLARIAERTGARIGFFTREPALTRLFRARVDAVFARHGLDAGRHLVDLPAQGYADYLAGVAATPLVLDTPGFSGGGTSLDALGVATPVLAFRSAMARGRQTAGMLDLIGVDDLVATDEADYVDKAVALCRDGELRRDLSGRIAERRQRLFEDRAPQAAFAAFLQDPAAFARSGA
- the acnB gene encoding bifunctional aconitate hydratase 2/2-methylisocitrate dehydratase; amino-acid sequence: MLDAYRQHVAERAALGIPPLPLSARQTADVIELLKAPPAGEEAFLVDLITYRVPAGVDDAAKVKASYLAALAFGSERCALIPRERATELLGTMLGGYNIHPLVELLDDAQVGGIASDALKKTLLMFDAFHDVKEKADAGNANARSVLESWAAAEWFTSRPAVPETLTVTVFKVSGETNTDDLSPAPDATTRPDIPLHALAMLKNRREGIEPEEDGKRGPVKFIESLKEKGHLVAYVGDVVGTGSSRKSATNSVLWFTGEDIPFIPNKRFGGVCLGSKIAPIFYNTMEDAGALPIELDVSQMHMGDVVELRPYEGKALKNGEVIATFQVKSDVLFDEVRAGGRIPLIIGRGLTTKAREALGLPPSALFRLPQNPADSGRGYTLAQKMVGRACGLPEGEGVRPGTYCEPKMTSVGSQDTTGPMTRDELKDLACLGFSADLVMQSFCHTAAYPKPVDVKTHHELPAFISNRGGISLRPGDGVIHSWLNRMLLPDTVGTGGDSHTRFPIGISFPAGSGLVAFAAATGVMPLDMPESVLVRFKGTLQPGVTLRDLVNAIPLYAIKQGLLTVAKQGKKNIFSGRILEIEGLPDLKVEQAFELSDASAERSAAGCTVHLGKAPIIEYITSNITLLKWMIANGYQDPRSIARRIKAMEAWLADPRLLEPDADAEYAAVIEIDLADIHEPIVACPNDPDDVKTLSEVSGAAIDEVFIGSCMTNIGHFRAASKLLEGKRDIPAKLWVAPPTKMDAAELTKEGHYGTFGTAGARMEMPGCSLCMGNQAQVREGATVFSTSTRNFPNRLGRNTNVYLGSAELAAICSRLGRIPTREEYMADIGVINANGDTIYRYMNFDQIEDFKDVADTVAA